In Musa acuminata AAA Group cultivar baxijiao chromosome BXJ2-8, Cavendish_Baxijiao_AAA, whole genome shotgun sequence, one genomic interval encodes:
- the LOC135618206 gene encoding uncharacterized protein LOC135618206 — protein sequence MLFVTSFLECEFLDEAGEPRGPRLQPTVKKLPTGPIEEPTSPDWTRRSNAAEGMPRWLSFTVFRDRCHRRAFLAAGLRPSATALADGATVHCWVPARPDPSRSPLLLLHGFGATAIWQWSAHLRPLLGAGFDLYVPDLLFFGVSAAPGPDRSESYQAQCIMAAMEAAGVRRFGLVGVSYGGFVAYRMAAMYPTAVERVVLCCAGVCLEERDLAAGLFVVSDLREAIEILLPQRPEKLRQLVRLSFVRPQLVMPSVFLRDYIQVMCKDYVKEKTELIQAVFNERKHSDLPKINQPTLIFWGDQDQIFPLELGHRLQRHLGDNSQLAVISNAGHAVNLEKPKELCEHIIAFFLDSPQGSHNGQDVPSPNSQKNINFNQD from the exons ATGCTCTTCGTGACGTCATTCTTGGAATGTGAATTCCTGGACGAGGCAGGGGAGCCTCGCGGGCCTCGCTTGCAACCAACGGTCAAAAAACTTCCAACGGGACCAATTGAAGAACCAACCTCCCCCGACTGGACACGGAGGTCCAACGCAGCCGAGGGGATGCCGCGGTGGCTCAGCTTCACCGTCTTCCGGGACCGGTGTCACCGCCGCGCCTTCCTCGCTGCCGGCCTCCGTCCCTCCGCCACAGCCCTCGCGGACGGCGCCACGGTCCATTGTTGGGTCCCCGCCCGCCCGGACCCCTCTCGCTCCCCGCTCCTCCTTCTCCACGGCTTCGGCGCCACCGCCATTTGGCAGTGGTCCGCACACCTACGCCCCCTCCTCGGAGCCGGATTCGACCTCTACGTCCCCGATCTTCTCTTCTTCGGCGTCTCCGCCGCGCCCGGTCCCGACAGGTCCGAATCATACCAGGCCCAATGCATCATGGCCGCCATGGAGGCAGCCGGCGTTCGGCGATTCGGCCTCGTGGGGGTGAGCTACGGCGGGTTTGTGGCTTATCGGATGGCGGCGATGTACCCGACGGCGGTGGAACGGGTGGTGCTCTGCTGCGCCGGCGTGTGCCTTGAGGAGCGCGACCTTGCGGCGGGGCTTTTCGTCGTGTCGGACTTGCGGGAGGCGATAGAGATCCTGCTGCCCCAGCGGCCGGAAAAACTGCGGCAGCTCGTCCGACTGTCCTTCGTCCGGCCGCAGCTCGTGATGCCGTCCGTCTTCCTCCGGGATTACATACAG GTGATGTGCAAAGATTATGTGAAAGAGAAGACAGAGTTGATCCAAGCCGTATTCAATGAAAGGAAACATTCGGACCTTCCAAAGATAAACCAG CCAACCTTGATATTTTGGGGCGATCAAGATCAGATTTTTCCATTAGAATTGGGTCACAGATTACAGAG GCATTTAGGGGATAATTCTCAATTGGCAGTCATCAGCAATGCTGGGCATGCCGTGAATCTTGAGAAGCCTAAAGAGCTTTGTGAGCATATAATTGCATTCTTTCTTGATTCTCCCCAGGGAAGTCACAACGGCCAGGACGTACCATCTCCAAACTCTCAGAAAAACATAAATTTCAATCAGGATTAA
- the LOC103994834 gene encoding signal peptidase complex-like protein DTM1 isoform X1, translated as MRLDAALQKGMVVIVAAVVVVGVCTFSLEKMLATYAVGIVGIAGILLPDWEFFHQDFPQWFAFMRARRATAGRCPASWRFRLYRLSSALITLIYAVGLFRWWMFVSS; from the exons ATGAGGCTGGACGCGGCGCTGCAGAAGGGCATGGTGGTGATCGTGGCGGCGGTGGTCGTCGTCGGGGTCTGCACCTTCTCCCTGGAGAAGATGCTCGCCACTTACGCCGTCGGGATTGTGGGGATCGCCGGGATCCTCTTGCCGGACTGGGAGTTCTTCCATCAGGACTTCCCGCAGTGGTTCGCGTTCATGCGTGCTCGTAGAGCTACCGCCGGTCGCTGTCCCGCAAGCTGGAG ATTTCGATTGTATCGTCTGAGCTCCGCACTAATTACCCTCATCTATGCCGTTGGTCTCTTCCGGTGGTGGATGTTCGTCTCAAGCTAG
- the LOC103994834 gene encoding signal peptidase complex-like protein DTM1 isoform X2 — protein sequence MRLDAALQKGMVVIVAAVVVVGVCTFSLEKMLATYAVGIVGIAGILLPDWEFFHQDFPQWFAFMRARRATAGRCPASWRFSSYFDCIV from the exons ATGAGGCTGGACGCGGCGCTGCAGAAGGGCATGGTGGTGATCGTGGCGGCGGTGGTCGTCGTCGGGGTCTGCACCTTCTCCCTGGAGAAGATGCTCGCCACTTACGCCGTCGGGATTGTGGGGATCGCCGGGATCCTCTTGCCGGACTGGGAGTTCTTCCATCAGGACTTCCCGCAGTGGTTCGCGTTCATGCGTGCTCGTAGAGCTACCGCCGGTCGCTGTCCCGCAAGCTGGAGGTTTAGTTCTT ATTTCGATTGTATCGTCTGA
- the LOC135619449 gene encoding annexin Gh1-like, whose product MSTLTFPDSLPSPANDCEQLHKAFQGWGTNEGLIISVLAHRPAAHRREIRRAYAEIYGEDLLKALDKELTRDFERAVLLWVLDAAERDAVLANEVVRKWSPGNRVLIEIAVARTADELFAAKRAYQARFKRSLEEDVAAHTNGDFRKLLVPLVSSYRYEGSEVNTSLAKSEAKMLHEKIKGKDYNHEEVIRILTTRSKAQLLATFNDYKNQFGNPINKDLKSDPKNEFLSVLRAIIRCITCPERYLEKVIRLAINKMGTDEGSLTRVITTRAEVDMKQIKELYHKRNSVTLYRAVKKDTTGDYEDFLLALIGHDDA is encoded by the exons ATGTCGACGCTGACGTTTCCCGATTCCCTTCCTTCCCCCGCCAACGACTGCGAGCAGCTTCACAAGGCCTTCCAAG GATGGGGCACCAACGAGGGCTTGATCATCTCCGTCCTCGCCCACCGCCCGGCCGCCCACCGTCGCGAGATCCGCCGAGCCTACGCCGAGATCTACGGCGAGGACCTCCTCAAGGCCCTCGACAAGGAACTCACCCGAGACTTCGAG AGGGCGGTGCTGCTATGGGTGCTGGACGCCGCGGAGAGGGACGCCGTGCTGGCGAATGAGGTCGTGAGGAAGTGGAGCCCTGGAAACCGGGTGTTGATTGAGATCGCTGTGGCGAGGACGGCGGACGAGCTGTTTGCGGCCAAGCGGGCTTACCAAGCTCGATTCAAGCGGAGCCTCGAGGAAGACGTCGCCGCACATACTAATGGAGATTTCAGAAAG CTGCTTGTTCCACttgtaagttcatatcgttatgaGGGATCTGAAGTGAACACATCCTTGGCGAAATCAGAGGCTAAGATGCTGCATGAGAAGATTAAGGGTAAGGATTACAACCATGAAGAAGTTATTAGGATCCTCACAACAAGGAGCAAAGCACAACTGCTTGCAACATTCAATGACTACAAGAATCAGTTTGGTAATCCAATTAATAAG GATTTGAAGTCTGATCCAAAGAATGAGTTCCTATCAGTGTTAAGGGCCATCATACGCTGCATCACATGCCCCGAAAGATATCTTGAGAAGGTTATTCGACTCGCCATTAACAAGATGGGAACTGATGAGGGGTCTCTTACTCGAGTCATAACAACTCGTGCTGAGGTGGACATGAAACAGATAAAAGAGCTGTACCATAAGAGGAACAGCGTGACACTCTATCGCGCCGTAAAAAAAGATACTACTGGTGATTATGAGGACTTCCTCCTTGCATTGATTGGACATGATGATGCCTGA